The nucleotide window ATGGCTATGCGGGTAGCTTGCGTGAGGCCTTCGCCGCCCATCATCGAAATGTAGGCATAGGAGATAGGCAGAATGCTGGCCGAGCCCCAGGGAGCCGAAGTAACCGCCCCGGCCGTGCGGCCATCGGCATCTACCAGCACGTGGCCGGGCAGGTAGGGGGCCAGATCGGCTACTACACCAATGGGGCCTACGCCGGGTCCGCCGCCACCGTGCGGAATGCAGAAGGTTTTGTGCAGGTTCAGGTGGCACACGTCGGCCCCGATGGTGGCGGGCGAGGTAAGGCCTACCTGGGCGTTCATGTTGGCGCCGTCCATGTACACGCGGCCACCGTGGTTATGGATGGTCTGGCAGATGTCGATGATGGTTTCCTCGTACACGCCGTGCGTGCTGGGGTAGGTCACCATCAGGCAGCTCAGCTTATCGGCATACTGCGCGGCTTTGGCCTTCAGATCCTCTACGTCGATGTTGCCTTCCTCAGTGCTTTTTACTACCACTACCTGCATGCCGGCCATAACGGCCGAAGCAGGGTTGGTGCCGTGGGCCGAGGCCGGAATCAGCGCCACGTTGCGGTGCTGGTCGCCGCGGGCATCGTGGTAGCCTTTGATGGCCAGCAGGCCGGCATATTCACCCTGAGCCCCGGAGTTGGGCTGCAGCGAAACGGCGGCAAAGCCGGTGACCTCGCACAGCCAGGCTTCCAGGTCGCGGAAGATTTCGGCGTAGCCCTGGGCCTGCTCACGCGGAGCGAAGGGGTGCAGCCCGCCGATTTCCGGCCACGTTACCGGAATCATTTCGGCGGTGGCATTGAGCTTCATGGTGCAGGAGCCCAGCGGAATCATGGAGTGAGCAAGGCTCAAATCCTTGTTTTCCAGCTGCTTCATGTAGCGCAGCATCTCGTGCTCGGAGTGGTGCGAGTTGAAGATGGGGTGCGTCAGGTACTCGCTCTGGCGAATCAGCTCCTTGGTCCAGTTCACCGAAACCTCAGTGGGCAGCTCTACTGCCGACGCATCCTTGCCCAGCACTTTGGCAAACACGGCCACGATGTCCTGCACATCCTCAATTTCGGTGTTCTGGTGCAGAGAAATGCCCACCTGGTTTTCACCGAAGTAGCGGAAGTTGATGCCGGCAGCCTCGGCTTCCTGGCGGATGGCCTGTTGCAGTTCGGCACTTTCCAGCTGAATACCCAGCGTGTCGAAGTAATGCTCGTTGGTTTGCTCCAGACCCAGGCTGGTGAGGGCGCCGTTCAGCGTTTGCGCCAGAGCATGCACGTTGCTGGCAAACTGGCGGATGCGCTGGGGGCCGTGGTACACGGCGTACATGCCCGCCAGCACCGACAGCAGCACCTGCGCCGTGCAGATGTTGGAGGTGGCTTTTTCGCGGCGGATATGCTGCTCGCGGGTTTGCAGGGCCATACGGTAGGCTTTGTTACCGGCCGCATCAATGCTTTGGCCGATAATGCGACCCGGAATTACGCGTTTGAAAGCGTCTTTGGTAGCCAGGAAACCGGCGTGCGGTCCGCCGTAGCCCATGGGCACCCCGAAGCGCTGGGAGTTACCTACCACGGCGTCGGCGCCCATCTCGCCGGGAGGCGTGAGCAGCGTCAGCGCCAGCAGATCGGCCGCCACGGTCACGAACAGGTTGTTGTCGTGGGCTTGGCTGATGAAGTCGGAGTAGTCATACACGGCCCCGTCGGCGGCGGGATACTGCAGCAGCGCGCCGAACAAAGTTTCGTCGGTGAGGTCGAAGGAGCGGTGGTCACCCACCACTACCTCAATGCCCAGGGGCAGAGCGCGGGTGCGCACTACGTCGATGGTCTGGGGCAACACCTGCTCAGAAATGAAGTAGCGGGTGGCATTTTTCTTTTTGCTGAGCGAGTGGAACATGTGCAGCGTTTCTGCAGCGGCAGTTCCTTCATCGAGCAAGGAGGCATTGGCAATTTCGAGGCCCGTGAGGTCAATTACCATCGTCTGGTAGTTGATGAGAGCTTCGAGGCGACCCTGGGCAATTTCGGCCTGATAGGGGGTGTAGGCCGTGTACCAGCCCGGATTTTCCAGGATGTTGCGCTGGATTACGGGCGGCAACTGGGTGTCGTGGTAGCCCAGGCCGATATAGTTTTTGAACAGCTTATTCTTGCCGGCAATACCTTTGAACTTCGCTAAAAAAGCCCGCTCGGTAAGGGCAGCGGGCAGGTTCAGGGGCTTTTTGAGGCGAATGGCCGCCGGTACGGTCTCGTCGATGAGCTGGTCAATCGACTTCACGCCGATGACGCGCAGCATGTCGGCCACGGCCGCGTCGTCGGGCCCATTGTGGCGGTCCACGAATACGTCGGCGGGCTTGGTTTTCAACAACATAAAAGGATGGTTGAGGGTGGCAACAAACGGGCCCCGCGAAGAGCCATAGCAAAGGTAGCGCGAAAAGGCTTCATGGATAAGCCCGGAAAGCGTCAAAAGTTTCGGCCTGTTTGCGCCGGTGCAACATCACCAGCCGCCTGGATAGTGCCCGGCGGTTTAATGGTATTATGGAAAGTCGCGCCGGGTACTCTTACAGCAGGCCCAAATAATTTGCTCAGATTTGAGGCTGATTTCCACCCACCCAAGCTCCTCCATGCGTTCCGTTACCATTGGCCTGATTCGCGAAGGCAAAACCCCGCCCGATAAGCGCGTGCCGCTCACGCCCAAAAAATGCGCCGAAGCGCAGGCCCAGTACCCCGGCCTGCGCATTGTGGTGCAGGAAAGCCCCATCCGCTGCTTTTCCGACCAGGAGTACCGCGACCTTGGCCTGGAAGTGCGCCCCGACGTGGCCGACTGCGACATCCTGCTGGGCGTGAAGGAGGTGCCCGTCAGCCAGCTGATTCCCAATAAAACATACCTGTTTTTCTCGCACACCGTGAAAAAGCAGCCGGCCAACCGGGAGCTGCTGCGCCAAATTCTGAAGAAGAACATTACCCTCATAGACTACGAGCTGCTGACCAATGAGCAAGGGGAGCGGATTGTGGCCTTCGGACGCTGGGCCGGCATTGTGGGGGCCTACAACGGGCTGCTCACGTATGGCCGCAAGCACGGGCTGTTTCAGCTGAAGCCGGCCTACGAGTGCATCGATATGGAGGATATGCAGGAGGAGTTCTTTAAAGTAAAGCAGCTGCCGCCCATCAAAATGGCCGTGACGGGCACCGGCCGCGTGGCCCAGGGTGCTGTGGAGGTGCTCAACCGGATGGGCATCCGACGGGT belongs to Hymenobacter sp. J193 and includes:
- the gcvP gene encoding aminomethyl-transferring glycine dehydrogenase; the encoded protein is MLLKTKPADVFVDRHNGPDDAAVADMLRVIGVKSIDQLIDETVPAAIRLKKPLNLPAALTERAFLAKFKGIAGKNKLFKNYIGLGYHDTQLPPVIQRNILENPGWYTAYTPYQAEIAQGRLEALINYQTMVIDLTGLEIANASLLDEGTAAAETLHMFHSLSKKKNATRYFISEQVLPQTIDVVRTRALPLGIEVVVGDHRSFDLTDETLFGALLQYPAADGAVYDYSDFISQAHDNNLFVTVAADLLALTLLTPPGEMGADAVVGNSQRFGVPMGYGGPHAGFLATKDAFKRVIPGRIIGQSIDAAGNKAYRMALQTREQHIRREKATSNICTAQVLLSVLAGMYAVYHGPQRIRQFASNVHALAQTLNGALTSLGLEQTNEHYFDTLGIQLESAELQQAIRQEAEAAGINFRYFGENQVGISLHQNTEIEDVQDIVAVFAKVLGKDASAVELPTEVSVNWTKELIRQSEYLTHPIFNSHHSEHEMLRYMKQLENKDLSLAHSMIPLGSCTMKLNATAEMIPVTWPEIGGLHPFAPREQAQGYAEIFRDLEAWLCEVTGFAAVSLQPNSGAQGEYAGLLAIKGYHDARGDQHRNVALIPASAHGTNPASAVMAGMQVVVVKSTEEGNIDVEDLKAKAAQYADKLSCLMVTYPSTHGVYEETIIDICQTIHNHGGRVYMDGANMNAQVGLTSPATIGADVCHLNLHKTFCIPHGGGGPGVGPIGVVADLAPYLPGHVLVDADGRTAGAVTSAPWGSASILPISYAYISMMGGEGLTQATRIAILNANYIKARLEAHYPVLYTGANGRCAHEMILDCRQFKKAGIEVEDIAKRLMDYGFHAPTVSFPVAGTLMVEPTESESKEELDRFIEAMIGIRKEIAAVEEGRADQKDNVLKHAPHTAAAVLTADWNRPYTREEAVYPTEYVRAAKFWPTVARIDSAYGDRNLICSCTPIEQYTDAEEKLVETDKGPSY
- a CDS encoding NAD(P)-dependent oxidoreductase encodes the protein MRSVTIGLIREGKTPPDKRVPLTPKKCAEAQAQYPGLRIVVQESPIRCFSDQEYRDLGLEVRPDVADCDILLGVKEVPVSQLIPNKTYLFFSHTVKKQPANRELLRQILKKNITLIDYELLTNEQGERIVAFGRWAGIVGAYNGLLTYGRKHGLFQLKPAYECIDMEDMQEEFFKVKQLPPIKMAVTGTGRVAQGAVEVLNRMGIRRVSVYDYLYLNFNEPVYTQLRSSDYNRRRDGRVWDTPDFHRNPQEYESTFQNFLPVTDLLIACAYWHPAAPHLFTEEDICRPDFRINTIADVTCDVNGSIPTTKRSSTIQEPAFDYNCQTGELEAAYSRPGNITIMAVDNLPCELPRNASRDFGRQLIDNVFPHLLGEAGTDDVVARATIARGGQLTERYQYLADYVGAEVK